The following proteins are encoded in a genomic region of Gimesia algae:
- a CDS encoding VOC family protein: MPAHEKINYVEFPARDLAATKAFFETVFGWSFTDYGPDYTAFANEGLDGGFFKAELCSTTENGGALIVFFSEQLEETLSKIEAAGGQLTKPIFSFPGGRRFQFLEPSGNEFAVWSDR; the protein is encoded by the coding sequence ATGCCTGCTCACGAAAAAATCAACTACGTCGAATTCCCCGCCAGAGATCTGGCCGCAACGAAAGCATTCTTCGAGACCGTCTTCGGCTGGTCGTTCACCGATTACGGTCCGGACTACACCGCCTTCGCAAACGAAGGACTCGACGGCGGCTTCTTCAAGGCAGAACTCTGTTCCACAACAGAGAACGGCGGCGCGTTAATCGTGTTCTTCAGCGAGCAGTTGGAAGAAACACTCTCCAAAATAGAAGCAGCCGGCGGCCAGCTCACCAAACCCATCTTCTCTTTTCCTGGGGGAAGACGCTTTCAGTTCCTGGAACCCTCGGGTAATGAATTTGCGGTCTGGTCCGATCGATAA
- a CDS encoding GNAT family N-acetyltransferase, protein MHRIIREYQPADLDDVLASWESATRLAHPFLQEDFLEQERHNIPNLYLPNAETWVIEQDQQVIGFIALLGNEVGAIFVKPEFHGTGAGKALMDKARELRGDLQVEVFEANTIGRQFYDRYGFQPLSESTHEPTGNRLLRLQFNTAVT, encoded by the coding sequence ATGCATCGAATCATTCGCGAATATCAGCCAGCAGACCTCGACGACGTTCTGGCGTCCTGGGAGAGTGCCACCCGTCTGGCCCATCCTTTTCTACAGGAGGACTTCCTGGAACAGGAACGCCATAACATACCCAACCTTTATTTGCCCAATGCAGAAACCTGGGTCATTGAACAGGATCAACAGGTGATCGGCTTTATTGCCCTCCTGGGAAATGAAGTAGGTGCGATTTTTGTGAAACCGGAATTTCATGGCACCGGGGCCGGCAAGGCACTGATGGACAAAGCCCGAGAGCTGCGGGGCGATCTGCAGGTCGAAGTTTTCGAAGCCAATACCATCGGGCGTCAATTTTATGATCGCTATGGTTTTCAGCCACTGTCAGAATCAACGCATGAGCCGACGGGAAACCGATTACTCAGACTTCAATTCAATACGGCTGTGACTTAA
- a CDS encoding IS4 family transposase, with the protein MPFISSSRVNAASFSLFKRSMMQESSLPLADVLDDQRWQQVFDEHEIDFGNDPDVIYTPAITLWALISQVFFSGEQRSCKAAVIRVASLWAALGRRVCSTNTGAYCRARLKLSFTVIRDLVQQLAADAEAACDQNCVQSREQSTARLSPSSVADVKSRSTGGRILLVDGFTITAADTPENQRAYPQNPAQKPGLGFPVLRCVSLISMTTGLLVDLVSGPYSGKGSGETALLWQMLDALRPGDILVADSYYCTYWLVSACHARGVQILMKNHHLRDNHPQTARRLNKRERLVTWLRPPVRPAWMTRQEFWRQPLTLTLRLVDVQISQPGYRAKTFTIATTITDRKACPARWIAAVYQSRWLIELDIRSIKCSLGMDILRAKSPAMVLTELWSCLLAYNLIRLKMLQSSLATGRDPRSLSFTTTQQMLAANWLLGAVTKTTEELATLGQQVPCSERVGHRIGRTEPRANKRRTKVLALLKQPRYHYHQQRKATV; encoded by the coding sequence ATGCCATTTATATCATCTTCCCGAGTGAATGCAGCATCATTTTCTCTTTTCAAACGTTCGATGATGCAGGAGAGCAGCCTGCCGCTAGCCGACGTCCTTGACGATCAACGCTGGCAGCAGGTGTTTGACGAACACGAAATCGACTTTGGCAATGACCCCGATGTCATTTACACACCGGCAATCACTCTCTGGGCGTTAATCTCTCAGGTGTTCTTTTCCGGCGAGCAACGCAGCTGTAAGGCAGCCGTCATTCGTGTTGCCAGCTTATGGGCGGCACTGGGGCGACGGGTCTGCAGTACGAATACCGGTGCTTACTGTCGCGCGCGACTCAAACTATCCTTTACCGTCATCCGCGATCTCGTCCAGCAACTTGCCGCGGATGCCGAAGCGGCCTGTGACCAGAACTGTGTCCAGTCTCGAGAGCAGTCAACGGCGCGCCTCAGTCCTTCCAGCGTCGCCGATGTGAAATCACGGAGTACCGGCGGTCGCATTCTGCTCGTTGACGGCTTCACCATCACGGCCGCCGATACCCCTGAGAATCAGCGGGCCTATCCGCAGAACCCGGCTCAGAAACCGGGGCTCGGGTTCCCCGTTCTCCGCTGCGTTTCTCTGATCTCGATGACCACCGGACTGCTGGTCGATCTGGTGAGCGGGCCTTACAGCGGTAAAGGGAGTGGCGAAACGGCCCTGCTTTGGCAAATGCTCGATGCACTCCGGCCGGGTGATATTCTGGTGGCTGACTCGTATTACTGCACGTACTGGCTGGTGAGTGCGTGCCATGCGCGGGGCGTTCAGATCCTGATGAAGAACCATCACCTGCGTGACAATCATCCACAAACCGCACGTCGACTGAACAAGCGAGAGCGCCTGGTGACATGGTTACGTCCCCCCGTCCGTCCTGCCTGGATGACCCGTCAGGAATTCTGGCGACAACCGCTGACACTCACTCTGCGGCTGGTCGATGTGCAGATCAGTCAGCCGGGGTATCGCGCCAAAACATTTACGATTGCCACCACCATCACAGATCGGAAAGCATGCCCGGCGCGCTGGATCGCCGCCGTGTATCAGAGCCGCTGGCTGATCGAACTGGACATTCGCAGTATCAAGTGCTCGCTGGGGATGGATATCCTGCGGGCGAAGTCTCCGGCCATGGTGCTCACCGAACTCTGGTCATGTCTGCTGGCGTACAATCTGATTCGATTGAAGATGCTGCAGAGTAGCCTGGCGACAGGCCGTGATCCCCGTTCACTCTCGTTTACTACCACGCAACAGATGCTGGCTGCGAATTGGTTGCTGGGCGCGGTTACAAAAACGACTGAGGAATTAGCCACACTCGGACAGCAGGTCCCCTGCAGCGAACGTGTAGGGCATCGCATCGGCCGAACAGAACCCAGAGCCAATAAACGCCGAACCAAAGTGCTGGCTTTGCTGAAGCAACCAAGATACCATTACCATCAACAAAGAAAAGCAACTGTATGA
- a CDS encoding DUF805 domain-containing protein, whose protein sequence is MNWYLKALKNFATLDGRARRLEYWMFTLFDVIFTILSFVVGAVIGRFLNLADGLEGLGLGMGLCLLYLLVVLMPKLSVTVRRLHDTDRSALWLLVFLIPGIGPLVMFIMMLLEGTAGPNQYGPDPKATAEPAL, encoded by the coding sequence ATGAACTGGTATCTGAAAGCACTGAAAAATTTTGCCACGCTCGATGGCCGCGCCCGTCGGCTGGAATACTGGATGTTTACCCTGTTCGACGTGATCTTCACGATCCTGTCTTTTGTTGTCGGTGCTGTCATCGGCAGGTTCCTGAATCTCGCAGATGGCCTGGAAGGTCTGGGGCTCGGCATGGGACTGTGTCTGCTTTACCTGCTGGTGGTGCTCATGCCCAAACTGTCGGTCACCGTCCGCCGCCTCCACGATACCGACCGCAGCGCACTCTGGCTGCTGGTCTTTCTGATCCCCGGCATCGGCCCGCTGGTCATGTTTATCATGATGCTTCTGGAAGGGACCGCCGGCCCCAACCAGTACGGCCCCGACCCGAAAGCAACCGCCGAACCGGCCCTCTGA
- a CDS encoding DUF805 domain-containing protein, translating into MNWYLAVLKKYADFEGRARRKEYWMFFLFNIIISFVIGILGAIIGETGGLITVSLSGLYSLFIFIPSIAVTVRRLHDTNRTGWWILIGLIPFFGAIILFIFMILDSDPNANAYGENPKLAPEPQ; encoded by the coding sequence ATGAACTGGTATCTGGCTGTCCTCAAAAAGTATGCAGATTTCGAAGGCCGGGCACGAAGAAAAGAATACTGGATGTTTTTCCTGTTCAATATCATCATCTCATTTGTCATCGGGATCCTCGGGGCAATTATAGGTGAAACAGGTGGACTCATTACGGTCTCGCTTTCCGGTTTGTACTCGCTGTTTATTTTCATCCCCAGCATCGCAGTCACAGTTCGTCGCCTGCATGATACCAATCGCACAGGCTGGTGGATCCTGATCGGTCTGATCCCCTTCTTCGGGGCAATCATCCTGTTTATCTTCATGATTCTGGACAGCGATCCCAACGCAAACGCATATGGAGAAAACCCCAAGCTGGCACCAGAACCGCAATAA